The sequence GGCTTAAATCACAAGGAAATATATAGGCAATATGTAGTCTGGAGGAACGATCAACACAAGACGTAGGTGAGAAACAAGCACCTACTGAATGGAGATGGAAGGGTGTGATggttgtacagaaaataaaggtgtcataaaaaacacaaactaaaaaGTTGTTGTACATTACTCTGCAAGAAGTGTGATCTTTTCTGAAAAATGAGTTTGGTTGTATTCACTTCAGAACTAGTGGACTGGTGTGTTATATTGTGTTAATTGTGGTTTGCAGTATCCTGGAGGATTCCCAGGCCAGCagcaggatcctctctttggATACTTCACCGCAGTTGCTGGGCAGGTGCGTGGACAGCTCTTCATTTCTCACATTTCTCAAGAACACTGTTCTAATCACAAGTAGTCCATTGTGCACTATGTCTACCTGCTGGAGGGAGGACTTTGCATCTGGGCTTGTTCTGTTATTATCTACAGCAAGGGTTTGGTGAAAAATAAACTCAGATAGTGTACAACACTTATGTTGAACCCATCCTAGTGTAAACTACAGTTCTGAAAATATCTGGCTTTCTTTACCTTCAGGATGGTCAGATTTCTGCCGAGGAGCTCCAGACCTGCTTGACTCAAGCTAACTTCTCTGGTGGCTACAAACGTAAGGCTCACATCTGCATTTAATTCCCAGGTTAAAAATGCTTCCAGAAGGTGCTGCTCTGCAAGCGGAACTTTAAAAGACTTTTGGGGTTCTGAAGTGGGTTCTTCAGCGTGCTTCTCCCCCTTCAGTGAAAGGGAAGGTGTTTAAAGTGGATTATTATTGATGCTTCAGGTAGTGTCACccccacacagctgcagggtttTGTGTTCCTGGATTTGATCTTCACCTTGagtcactgtctctgaggaatgtggtgcgtgggtttcctctggatgctccaatttcctcccacagtccaaaagtaggtggattggccttTTGCGAAATAGTCCACATGTAtgaatgtgtcagtgactgtatgagtgtgtgaaagtgtccacaggtgtgagtgactgggttagtatGTGAGGACCCTAGTCAAGATGAAGTACTTACAGAAGATggacgaatgaatgaatcatagcTCTTCTACGTTTTAATGCAAACTTGCAGCTGATGTCCCCAACTTGAGCTAACAACTGTGGAAATAATAGCAATCAGGATGTGTATTCATTCTGAGAGACCTACTTTAATGTAATATAACAATGCTTGTTATGCTAAGAAACCTTTTACTGCGGACTGGCCGTAGACTGGGATTATAAATGCATTACATGTCTAATCAAATTGCATCTTTTTGCAGCGTTCAACTTGGAGACATGCAGGCTGATGGTCTGCATGCTTGATGTATCCTTTACAGCCATCATGCCTTTAACAGGATCAATAATGGACCTAATGTGTAAAATGAGCTCCATGCTAGGGCTACGCTAGCTATGCTACGCTAAtttttcaaatgatatttaaaaatcaatGCTGTGATAATAGTGGTGTTCTGAGGTGCTTACATAGTACcttcatgcagttacccatagtatggcatacgttctttacatgagtcactTACGCTCAGTGAATTACGGGGGAAAGTGACTCTGAAGTGTGGGAATGTGCTTGACAATAAAAGGggagtggaggtggtttggttacaaaatatcagaagtATGATAATCCATGCTATTgtgtaagaaatgaaagaagtctgtgacaactaatctgtttcactATTGCCAACATGCCCTGAAAgattgtaatattattttagggccatatcgcgcACTCCTACGCCATGCTGcatttattgttggatgcactatAGCAGTTACTCACAGAGCAGAGCGTTGTACCCCAGGCTTTTCACTGTGGCTTATTATTGTCTTAGAGATCCTTTGAAAATCCTTCtactgttttaaaaagttttttttaaatcaattgcCGTGTCATTTGAATGGCATTGTTTCTCCTTAAAATACATTGTTATTAGCGGGACATGTCCGGTTCTATGGGCTTTCCTGAGTTCAAGGAGCTGTGGGCTGTGATCAATGGTTGGAAGCAGCACTTCATGAACATGGACAAAGACAGGAGTGGGACAGTGGACCCCCAGGAAATGAACCAGGCCATTTCCTCTATGGGTAACAGATtctcaaacacatttatttattacatttgaaatagaACATATGTATCCTTTGTTGTAATCAGTGTATTTGATTTGAAagtgtagtgtataaagtgtaGCGTGGATTTTTCTTCAATGTTTTACAAGCATTATACGAAATCTGAATAATGACTGAAAAGAGATGTATTCTGGAATTAGAGGTGTGTACAGGActgtctttctgtttgtttttaggGTACAGGCTAAGCCCTCAGGCTATGAACGCCATAATAACGCGCTACAGCACTCAGGGAAAGATCACCTTTGATGATTACGTCGCATGCTGTGTCAAACTGAGAAGCTTAACTGGTAAGTTCAT is a genomic window of Hoplias malabaricus isolate fHopMal1 chromosome X1, fHopMal1.hap1, whole genome shotgun sequence containing:
- the LOC136675557 gene encoding sorcin-like; the protein is MNYGYGAPPGGHPGAYPGGFPGQQQDPLFGYFTAVAGQDGQISAEELQTCLTQANFSGGYKPFNLETCRLMVCMLDRDMSGSMGFPEFKELWAVINGWKQHFMNMDKDRSGTVDPQEMNQAISSMGYRLSPQAMNAIITRYSTQGKITFDDYVACCVKLRSLTDIFRQRDQAQQGMATFQYDDFIRCTMST